In one Spirosoma rigui genomic region, the following are encoded:
- a CDS encoding MATE family efflux transporter encodes MTRFVRLFLAALRGSETNFTSGSINRAIFMLSVPMILEMVMESLFAVVDIFFVARIGSEAVATVGLTESVLTLVYSVAIGLSTAAAALVSRRTGESNTREAGTTVGQAILASVVVALIMGLPGLLFAESILRLMGGDARLIANGAGFTRMIFASAPAIVLLHTLSGCLRGSGDASVAMRSLWLANGVNIILCPVLIFGLGPIPALGVLGSAVATTAGRSIGVAYQLYALTRRTGALQVRRTDLVPNPAIIRNLLMVAAGGTGQYLIGSASWVFLTRVIATFGSDVVAGYTIAIRILIFTIMPSWGMANAAATLVGQNLGAGQPERAETSVWRAALCNMIFLLLIGMLFYAGAHRVVWLFDHSPRVVDVAVQCLRVFCLGYVAFAYGMVVSQAFNGAGDTRTPTLINIVCFWMIEIPLAYFLANSLHWGPSGVFWSVAISETLLAVMAVWVFRRGHWKTVQV; translated from the coding sequence ATGACCAGATTCGTTCGGTTATTTCTGGCCGCTTTGCGCGGTTCAGAAACCAATTTCACGTCCGGCAGTATCAACCGGGCCATCTTCATGCTGTCGGTACCCATGATTCTGGAAATGGTCATGGAGTCGTTGTTTGCCGTTGTCGACATCTTCTTCGTCGCCCGAATTGGTTCCGAAGCCGTGGCAACCGTCGGTCTGACGGAGTCGGTGCTGACGCTGGTATACTCCGTTGCCATTGGCCTCAGTACGGCCGCTGCGGCCCTGGTATCACGCCGGACTGGCGAAAGCAACACCCGCGAAGCCGGTACTACGGTTGGTCAGGCCATTCTCGCGTCGGTGGTGGTAGCCCTGATCATGGGTTTACCGGGTCTGCTGTTTGCCGAATCCATTCTGCGGCTGATGGGTGGCGACGCCCGGCTTATTGCCAATGGTGCGGGCTTCACCCGGATGATCTTCGCCAGTGCACCGGCCATTGTCCTGCTGCACACCCTGAGCGGATGCCTGCGTGGCTCAGGCGATGCTTCGGTAGCCATGCGTTCGCTCTGGCTGGCCAACGGTGTTAACATTATTTTGTGTCCGGTACTCATCTTTGGCTTGGGTCCTATTCCGGCCCTGGGTGTGCTGGGTTCGGCAGTGGCCACAACGGCCGGGCGTTCCATTGGCGTTGCCTATCAGCTATATGCCCTCACCCGGCGGACGGGTGCCTTGCAGGTGCGCCGGACAGACCTCGTCCCTAACCCCGCCATCATCCGGAATCTGCTGATGGTAGCGGCTGGCGGCACGGGGCAGTACCTGATCGGGTCGGCCAGCTGGGTGTTCCTGACGCGGGTAATCGCTACGTTCGGCAGTGATGTTGTGGCGGGTTACACCATTGCCATCCGGATACTGATCTTCACCATCATGCCTTCCTGGGGTATGGCCAATGCGGCCGCTACGCTGGTGGGGCAGAATCTGGGCGCGGGTCAACCCGAGCGCGCCGAAACCTCCGTTTGGCGGGCCGCCCTGTGTAACATGATCTTCCTGTTGTTGATCGGTATGTTATTTTACGCGGGTGCCCACCGGGTTGTCTGGCTGTTTGACCACAGTCCGCGCGTAGTAGACGTAGCCGTTCAATGCCTTCGGGTGTTCTGTCTGGGCTACGTCGCTTTTGCCTACGGGATGGTGGTGAGTCAGGCCTTCAATGGGGCGGGCGACACCCGAACGCCAACCTTGATCAACATCGTCTGTTTCTGGATGATCGAGATTCCGCTGGCTTACTTCCTGGCCAATTCGCTCCATTGGGGCCCGTCCGGGGTGTTTTGGTCGGTAGCCATCAGCGAAACATTACTGGCCGTTATGGCCGTATGGGTATTTCGGCGGGGCCACTGGAAAACTGTCCAGGTCTGA
- the hflX gene encoding GTPase HflX, with translation MNDTHKEPETAVLVALITQRQTAEQTKDYLDELAFLAETSGVITKTAFTQKLDRPDIRTFVGKGKLEEIQTYIRANPVDMVIFDDDLSPSQVRNLEDALVDIKVLDRSLLILNIFSMRAQTAQSRVQVELAQYQYMYPRLTRMWSHLTSQKGGVGMRGPGEKELETDRRIVKDRIAFLKEKLVKIDRQSQTRRKERDRLVRVALVGYTNVGKSTLMRTMAKADVFAENKLFATVDSTVRKVTLGNIPFLLTDTVGFIRKLPTTLIEAFKSTLDEVREADILVHVVDVSHPLFEEQIEVVNATLADIKAADKPMILVFNKMDQFSPKNEWLEKATPGDDYDELDANGMIQEEVAIPVAVQKKTALEYLKKTYLAQKADHVVFISAQTGENVAELRELLYSLVKEKHYYIYPNWVNVPLSESAEYGDGLAD, from the coding sequence ATGAACGACACACATAAAGAACCCGAAACCGCCGTTCTGGTCGCGCTGATCACGCAGCGACAGACCGCAGAACAAACCAAAGATTACCTCGATGAGCTGGCTTTCCTGGCCGAGACATCAGGCGTGATCACCAAGACCGCGTTTACTCAGAAACTCGACCGGCCCGACATCCGCACGTTTGTGGGAAAAGGCAAGCTGGAAGAGATTCAAACCTACATACGGGCGAACCCTGTTGACATGGTCATTTTCGACGATGACCTCAGCCCATCGCAGGTGCGTAACCTGGAAGATGCGCTGGTCGATATAAAAGTGCTCGACCGCAGTTTGCTGATCCTGAACATCTTCTCGATGCGGGCCCAAACGGCCCAGTCGCGGGTGCAGGTGGAGCTGGCGCAGTACCAGTACATGTATCCCCGACTGACCCGGATGTGGAGTCACTTAACCAGTCAGAAAGGCGGTGTGGGTATGCGTGGTCCGGGGGAGAAAGAGCTCGAAACCGACCGCCGGATCGTGAAAGACCGGATTGCGTTTCTGAAAGAGAAACTCGTTAAGATCGACCGCCAGAGCCAGACGCGCCGGAAAGAACGCGACCGGCTTGTGCGGGTAGCACTCGTTGGATATACCAACGTGGGTAAATCGACGCTGATGCGGACGATGGCCAAAGCGGATGTCTTCGCCGAGAACAAACTCTTCGCCACGGTCGACTCGACGGTACGGAAAGTAACGCTGGGCAACATCCCGTTCCTGCTGACCGATACCGTTGGCTTTATTCGGAAGCTGCCGACTACGCTGATCGAAGCCTTTAAATCGACGCTTGACGAGGTGCGCGAAGCCGACATTCTGGTTCACGTCGTCGACGTATCGCACCCGCTGTTTGAAGAGCAGATTGAGGTAGTGAACGCCACGTTGGCCGACATCAAAGCCGCCGACAAGCCCATGATTCTGGTCTTTAACAAAATGGACCAGTTCTCGCCCAAAAACGAGTGGCTGGAGAAAGCTACGCCCGGCGACGACTACGACGAACTTGACGCCAATGGTATGATTCAGGAAGAGGTAGCCATTCCGGTAGCGGTCCAGAAAAAGACGGCGCTGGAATACCTGAAGAAAACGTACCTAGCCCAGAAGGCTGATCACGTGGTGTTCATTTCGGCCCAGACCGGCGAGAACGTAGCTGAGCTGCGCGAACTGCTTTACTCGCTGGTGAAGGAGAAGCACTACTACATTTACCCCAACTGGGTAAATGTGCCGCTCTCCGAATCGGCTGAGTACGGCGACGGTTTGGCAGACTGA
- a CDS encoding endonuclease III domain-containing protein: MKPDFDLTTVLSRIEAAIQPYPKAAMFDLFERGYNSLFEQLISCIVSIRTLDETTIPVSLRLFEAARTPEQLLTIDIPTLTDLLHGTTYPDQKAYTLHGIADRIVHEFGGNLPADYATLTSLKGVGPKCANLALGVATGQAAISVDIHVHRVVNRWGLVRTKQPEQTLNALETRVPREQWVNINRLLMPFGKHVCTGTLPHCSTCPVLEYCEQVGVERHR; this comes from the coding sequence ATGAAGCCCGATTTTGACCTGACTACTGTTCTGTCCCGCATCGAAGCGGCTATTCAGCCCTACCCTAAAGCGGCCATGTTCGATTTGTTCGAACGGGGCTACAACTCGCTGTTCGAGCAACTGATCTCCTGCATTGTGTCCATCCGGACGCTCGACGAAACAACCATTCCCGTCTCGCTGCGGCTGTTCGAAGCCGCCCGCACGCCCGAACAATTACTCACCATCGATATTCCGACTCTAACGGACCTGCTCCACGGCACGACTTATCCCGATCAAAAGGCGTATACCCTACACGGTATTGCCGACCGGATTGTGCATGAATTTGGGGGTAACCTACCCGCCGACTATGCGACGCTTACGTCACTGAAAGGGGTAGGGCCAAAATGCGCTAACCTGGCGCTCGGAGTGGCCACCGGTCAGGCGGCTATCAGCGTCGATATTCACGTGCACCGGGTGGTGAATCGGTGGGGCCTCGTCCGGACAAAGCAGCCCGAACAAACGCTGAACGCGCTGGAAACGCGGGTACCCCGCGAGCAGTGGGTCAACATAAACCGCCTGCTGATGCCCTTCGGCAAGCACGTCTGCACTGGTACGCTGCCCCACTGTTCAACCTGCCCGGTGCTGGAGTATTGCGAACAGGTAGGTGTGGAGCGCCACCGCTAA
- a CDS encoding OmpA family protein produces the protein MKRQLLTCLMLLFWAPTLWAQQVQYTTERPRVDDVNDEDVTIQRVELTEKYTIIYMRHSTPKENDPLNISTIGFQPTSRLYVNQGERSYKFVRAENIPLETRRRVKPGERVDFVAFFERIDPGYTTFDLFECKDRGTYTCFNFWGVHITNPARKPKDTYAQRPRSVPPTQPKANPQPRYTPRTTPGVGDTPAKPEVGVAPAPVAVAINGITRDATTKKPVAATVTFRLLSGAEAAGDGPADSIRSTMPGGTYRIPVETRGVYAVTASARGYFSQSDTLATNRVDVTRDFNLIPIAAGTKITLRAVYFNVSKFDLKPESFPELNRLVGVMEDNPTMTIRLEGHTDTVGDFDANVELSRNRVDEVKRYLVSKGIRADRIETIGYGPSRPINTNKSLKERPENRRVDMVVVKV, from the coding sequence ATGAAACGCCAGCTACTTACCTGTCTTATGCTTCTGTTCTGGGCACCCACACTCTGGGCGCAGCAGGTGCAGTATACTACCGAGCGACCCCGCGTAGATGATGTCAACGATGAAGATGTTACGATTCAACGTGTTGAACTGACCGAGAAGTATACCATCATTTACATGAGGCACAGCACTCCAAAAGAAAATGACCCACTGAATATTAGTACGATTGGCTTTCAGCCTACTTCCAGGTTGTATGTGAATCAGGGCGAGCGTTCTTATAAATTTGTCAGAGCTGAAAATATCCCTCTTGAAACGCGTCGGCGAGTAAAGCCTGGCGAACGAGTAGACTTTGTCGCCTTTTTTGAACGTATTGATCCTGGATATACTACGTTTGATCTTTTCGAATGTAAAGACAGAGGCACCTACACCTGCTTCAACTTCTGGGGTGTCCATATTACTAATCCGGCGCGCAAGCCTAAGGATACCTACGCCCAACGCCCCCGATCAGTCCCGCCTACTCAACCGAAAGCCAACCCGCAACCGCGTTATACACCCCGTACAACACCGGGCGTGGGCGATACGCCTGCTAAACCGGAGGTTGGGGTAGCACCGGCTCCCGTTGCGGTCGCTATCAACGGTATCACCCGCGATGCCACCACCAAAAAGCCTGTTGCCGCCACGGTCACCTTCCGGCTCCTATCCGGCGCTGAAGCCGCTGGTGATGGTCCTGCTGATTCTATTCGGAGTACTATGCCCGGCGGTACCTACCGAATTCCGGTCGAAACGCGGGGTGTCTATGCCGTGACGGCCTCGGCAAGAGGCTATTTCAGCCAGAGCGATACGCTCGCTACCAACCGCGTCGATGTCACCCGTGATTTTAATCTGATCCCCATTGCCGCCGGTACCAAGATTACGTTGCGGGCTGTTTATTTCAACGTATCGAAGTTTGATCTCAAGCCGGAGTCCTTCCCGGAACTGAACCGGCTGGTGGGCGTCATGGAGGATAACCCAACGATGACAATCAGGCTCGAAGGGCACACCGACACCGTTGGTGATTTCGACGCCAATGTCGAACTATCCCGCAACCGCGTCGATGAGGTGAAGCGATACTTGGTGTCGAAAGGAATACGCGCCGACCGGATCGAAACGATAGGGTACGGTCCATCGCGACCCATCAACACCAATAAGAGTTTAAAAGAGCGTCCCGAGAACCGGCGCGTCGACATGGTAGTTGTGAAGGTCTAG
- a CDS encoding cyanophycinase — protein sequence MYLFIYSWLAVVLAGGSIRAQPAGTPASPSAEATPAYMAWLAGDTADVRPRPLGGIVLAGGSTDDSDAMRWFLRRANGGDVVIIRASGSDGYNTYLYRELGVPVNSVETILVNNRTLASQPDIVRKVRNAEAIFLAGGDQANYVTFYRNTPLAQAINDRIREGVVLGGTSAGCAVLGQLYFSAVEGSVTSDEALADPYDKRVALGNSDFLKHPLLARVLTDQHYSARNRQGRHLVFLARALTDWRVNPRGVGVDEKTAVCVTPEGTTQVFGKGNAYFITTNGRKPERMVAGRPLNWRRIGKGLRVTVVPGSSAGTTGFDLKTFRGSDALQTEYWLVSNGKLSRTGQY from the coding sequence ATGTACCTATTCATCTATAGCTGGCTGGCCGTCGTACTGGCCGGGGGCTCCATTCGGGCGCAGCCAGCCGGTACGCCGGCCAGCCCGTCCGCAGAAGCGACACCAGCATACATGGCCTGGCTGGCCGGCGATACAGCCGATGTGCGGCCCCGTCCCCTGGGTGGTATTGTGCTGGCCGGGGGTAGCACCGATGATAGCGATGCCATGCGCTGGTTCCTGCGCCGGGCCAATGGAGGAGACGTAGTCATTATCCGGGCATCGGGCAGCGACGGTTATAATACGTATCTGTACCGGGAATTGGGCGTGCCTGTTAACTCGGTCGAAACGATTCTGGTCAATAACCGAACCCTGGCCAGCCAGCCCGACATTGTGCGGAAGGTGCGGAACGCCGAAGCGATCTTTTTGGCAGGTGGGGATCAGGCTAATTACGTTACCTTTTACCGGAACACGCCACTAGCGCAGGCAATCAATGATCGAATCCGGGAGGGTGTCGTACTGGGTGGCACCAGTGCGGGCTGCGCCGTGCTGGGGCAGCTCTATTTTTCGGCTGTCGAAGGCTCCGTTACGTCCGACGAAGCCCTGGCTGACCCCTACGATAAACGCGTTGCTCTGGGCAACAGCGACTTTCTCAAACACCCGCTGCTGGCCCGTGTCCTGACTGACCAGCATTATAGCGCCCGTAACCGGCAGGGGCGGCACCTGGTCTTTCTGGCCCGCGCCCTCACCGACTGGCGGGTAAATCCGCGTGGTGTTGGCGTAGACGAAAAAACGGCCGTGTGCGTAACGCCGGAGGGTACAACCCAGGTCTTCGGTAAAGGAAATGCCTACTTTATCACGACCAATGGCAGAAAGCCGGAGCGTATGGTGGCGGGTCGGCCGCTCAACTGGCGCCGTATCGGAAAAGGACTCCGCGTAACGGTTGTGCCGGGGTCGTCGGCCGGAACGACGGGCTTTGATCTGAAAACATTTCGGGGGTCAGACGCACTACAAACAGAATACTGGTTGGTTTCAAACGGGAAACTGAGCCGGACGGGCCAGTATTGA
- a CDS encoding SusC/RagA family TonB-linked outer membrane protein encodes MRKRLLFILPLLVLLAQLSYAQTRLVKGQVTSSDDNAGLPGVSVSVKGRTAGTQTDASGNFTLNVDNDATLVFSFIGFSSVEERVGNRSVINVKLQADVRNLNEVVVTGYGQQIKRELTGNIAKIRSSDIQDQPVTTFDQAIQGKAAGVQVNTGSGKLGQGIQVRVRGQSSVSASNQPLYVVDGTPVTTDNLSFNAAATNPLSDINPQDIESVEILKDASAGAIYGSRAANGVVLITTKKGRSGRTNVTFGIQAGSSTPTRKLQFLNTSQYVDFYRQAAANSDRIDGYASSDPDSYTSYMENFFQTQGLGTFGTPQQVSTNWGDLAYQAAPFQQYDMNINGGNDKTTFYLSGQLLDQKGILIGNALTRYSGRINLDHKISDRFRVGFNTGLTRTLNKRLSGDRQFDNPVQMVALPPMTPSTDPATGLPVGTPPGDISIPSYYNPIINLGNSIFNTTVYRNISNVYGQLGIVKGLTFRTEFGLDVLNQQEELYSNSKTQRNTGIPGGTGSNRYSRVENYTTNNFFNYSGTFGRHGIDGVLGMSYQQAERKTNLAEGQDFPSDAYRQIISAARKTNASSTQSNYSFLSYFVRANYKFADRYLLGLSARVDGSSRFGQDSRYGFFPAVSAGWVLTEEDFLKNTRGISFLKLRASYGRTGNAEIDNFPQLGLFTGDAGYAGLPGQRPTQLANPNLKWETTDQADIGLDFGFLNNRLNGEIDYYNKQTTGLLLNVNVPGTTGFSTQFRNVGSLENKGFEFVLNTENTTGAFRWTTSLNASTNRNRVKNLQGQIIEGGLNAMSRAVEGQPLGVFFTPEYAGVDPANGNALWYKNVTNSDGSVDRATTNVYNQAQRVVVGSPLPKWTGGITNTFSYKGFSLSIFFNGVFGNKINFYGVGRFSSANGRFEDNQTVNQLAAWTAQNTNTDVPEARLFFNNGAQPSSRFILDGSFVRLRNATLAYNLPKTLINRAKLNTVRVFVTGLNLLTFTKYAGWDPEVNADDIVSNIAQGYDFYTAPQARTITGGINIGF; translated from the coding sequence ATGAGAAAACGCCTACTATTTATCTTGCCGTTACTCGTGCTGCTTGCGCAACTGAGTTATGCGCAGACCCGATTGGTAAAGGGTCAGGTAACCTCCTCGGATGACAACGCTGGTCTGCCAGGTGTATCCGTAAGTGTGAAAGGTCGTACGGCAGGTACCCAGACTGATGCCAGTGGAAACTTCACCCTCAACGTAGATAATGACGCCACCCTCGTTTTCAGCTTCATTGGTTTTTCCAGTGTAGAAGAGCGCGTAGGTAACCGTTCCGTTATCAACGTGAAACTGCAGGCTGATGTACGCAACCTGAACGAAGTGGTTGTTACGGGTTACGGTCAGCAGATCAAGCGCGAGTTGACGGGCAATATTGCCAAGATCCGTTCGTCCGACATTCAGGACCAGCCCGTCACCACCTTCGACCAGGCCATTCAGGGTAAAGCCGCCGGCGTTCAGGTAAACACGGGCAGCGGTAAACTCGGACAGGGTATTCAGGTGCGCGTACGGGGCCAGTCGTCGGTGTCGGCATCGAACCAGCCGCTGTACGTAGTCGATGGCACTCCCGTCACGACTGATAACCTGTCCTTCAACGCAGCGGCCACCAACCCCCTTTCCGACATCAACCCGCAGGATATCGAGAGCGTTGAAATTTTGAAAGATGCGTCGGCCGGTGCCATTTACGGTTCGCGGGCGGCCAATGGCGTTGTACTGATCACGACCAAAAAGGGCCGGTCGGGCCGCACGAATGTAACTTTCGGTATCCAGGCCGGGTCAAGCACGCCAACCCGTAAACTCCAGTTCCTGAACACCAGCCAGTATGTCGACTTTTATCGGCAGGCGGCCGCCAACTCGGACCGGATCGACGGCTACGCAAGTAGCGACCCGGATTCCTACACCAGCTATATGGAGAATTTCTTCCAGACGCAGGGTCTCGGCACGTTTGGTACCCCCCAGCAGGTAAGTACGAACTGGGGCGATCTGGCCTATCAGGCCGCTCCGTTCCAGCAGTATGACATGAACATCAACGGGGGCAATGACAAGACGACGTTCTACCTGTCGGGTCAGCTTCTCGACCAGAAAGGGATTTTGATCGGTAATGCCCTGACCCGCTACTCGGGCCGTATTAACCTCGACCATAAGATCTCGGATCGCTTCCGGGTTGGCTTCAATACGGGTCTGACCCGCACGCTTAACAAACGTCTGTCGGGCGACCGTCAGTTCGACAATCCCGTTCAGATGGTTGCCCTGCCGCCAATGACGCCCTCTACGGACCCTGCTACGGGGCTTCCCGTGGGAACACCTCCCGGCGACATCAGCATTCCAAGCTATTACAACCCGATCATTAACCTGGGCAACTCAATATTCAACACGACCGTATACCGGAATATCAGCAACGTATACGGCCAGCTGGGTATCGTGAAGGGACTCACCTTTCGGACCGAATTCGGGCTGGACGTACTGAACCAGCAGGAAGAGTTGTACAGCAACAGCAAGACACAGCGTAACACCGGTATTCCGGGTGGAACGGGCAGCAACCGGTATTCACGGGTTGAAAACTACACGACCAACAACTTCTTCAACTACAGTGGTACGTTCGGTCGCCATGGCATTGATGGCGTACTGGGCATGTCGTACCAGCAGGCCGAGCGAAAAACGAATCTGGCTGAGGGTCAGGACTTCCCATCGGATGCCTACCGCCAGATCATCAGCGCGGCCCGCAAGACCAACGCCAGCTCTACCCAGTCGAACTACAGCTTCCTGTCGTATTTCGTCCGGGCGAACTACAAGTTTGCCGACCGGTATCTGCTGGGTCTGAGTGCCCGGGTGGATGGCTCATCGCGGTTCGGCCAGGACAGCCGCTACGGTTTCTTCCCGGCCGTATCGGCAGGTTGGGTACTGACCGAAGAAGATTTCCTGAAAAACACGCGGGGCATCAGCTTCCTCAAACTGCGGGCTAGTTACGGCCGGACCGGTAACGCCGAAATTGATAACTTCCCCCAACTCGGCCTGTTCACCGGCGACGCTGGATACGCCGGTCTGCCCGGCCAGCGGCCTACCCAGCTGGCTAACCCCAACCTGAAGTGGGAAACCACCGACCAGGCGGATATTGGTCTGGACTTTGGCTTCCTGAACAACCGACTCAACGGCGAAATCGACTATTACAACAAGCAAACCACGGGTCTGCTGTTAAACGTCAACGTGCCGGGTACCACTGGTTTTTCGACCCAGTTCCGGAACGTGGGTAGCCTGGAAAACAAAGGTTTTGAGTTTGTCCTGAACACCGAGAACACGACCGGTGCGTTTCGCTGGACAACCAGCCTGAACGCATCTACCAACCGCAACCGGGTTAAAAACCTGCAGGGTCAGATAATCGAAGGTGGTCTGAACGCCATGAGCCGGGCCGTTGAAGGCCAACCGCTGGGCGTGTTCTTCACCCCAGAGTATGCCGGTGTCGACCCCGCCAATGGCAACGCCCTCTGGTACAAGAACGTCACCAACAGCGATGGCTCTGTTGACCGCGCAACCACGAATGTGTATAACCAGGCGCAGCGCGTGGTAGTAGGCAGTCCCCTGCCGAAGTGGACGGGTGGTATTACGAACACGTTCAGCTACAAAGGTTTCAGCCTGAGCATCTTCTTCAACGGCGTATTCGGCAACAAAATCAACTTTTACGGCGTAGGCCGTTTCTCGTCGGCCAACGGTCGTTTCGAGGATAACCAGACCGTTAACCAACTGGCTGCGTGGACGGCGCAGAACACGAACACGGACGTTCCCGAAGCCCGGCTGTTCTTCAACAACGGTGCCCAGCCATCGAGCCGTTTCATCCTGGACGGATCGTTCGTTCGCCTGCGGAACGCTACCCTGGCCTACAACCTGCCCAAGACGCTTATCAACCGGGCCAAGCTGAACACCGTGCGGGTATTTGTGACGGGGCTGAACCTGCTCACGTTCACCAAGTACGCTGGCTGGGACCCCGAGGTCAACGCCGACGATATTGTATCGAACATTGCTCAGGGCTACGACTTCTACACGGCTCCTCAGGCACGTACCATCACCGGCGGTATCAACATTGGTTTTTAA
- a CDS encoding RagB/SusD family nutrient uptake outer membrane protein, which produces MNSYIKNGLLVGLSIMLVTACDNRLTVQPTQSIDATQALATEQDVRITLTGAYDGISDGNLYGGGFQYTGELLGDNRDVVFGGTFTTLDELWRKTVTTTNVDVRDMWLDSYNAINRTNNVLANLDKVSTENRGNYEGQARFIRGALYFELVKLFGKSYNDGTPASNLAVPLVLTPTGTISEADNRVRNSVAEIYAQVLDDLTKAEQLLSVTPTGSFATALVGNAGVATKGAAQAMLARVYLQQQNFSAARDAANRVITAKTFSLASDYASAFTDTSPETIFKIVVTDQDGVNNLNTYYASNRNSGRGDIRVQTKFRQLFGAGDVRGQYFTTVNNNVFTSKFNDLYADVPVIRLAEMYLVRAEANLRLNASAGATPLADVNTIRARSGAAPLAAVTLADILLERRLELAFEGQQIADLKRTGSAVGTTPYNANNLVLPIPQREIDTNKLLVQNPGYLN; this is translated from the coding sequence ATGAATTCATACATTAAAAACGGGTTGCTGGTTGGACTGAGCATCATGCTGGTAACGGCCTGCGATAACCGCCTGACCGTGCAACCCACCCAAAGTATCGACGCCACCCAGGCACTGGCTACCGAGCAGGATGTCCGCATCACCCTCACGGGCGCTTATGATGGTATCAGCGACGGTAACCTCTACGGCGGGGGGTTTCAGTATACCGGAGAACTGCTCGGCGACAACCGCGATGTTGTCTTCGGCGGTACGTTCACTACGCTGGACGAGCTGTGGCGCAAAACAGTAACGACGACCAACGTCGACGTTCGGGATATGTGGCTCGACAGCTACAATGCCATCAACCGAACCAACAACGTACTGGCCAACCTGGATAAGGTGAGCACCGAAAATCGGGGCAACTACGAAGGACAGGCCCGGTTCATTCGGGGGGCGCTGTATTTTGAGTTGGTGAAGCTCTTCGGCAAGAGTTACAACGACGGTACGCCCGCCAGTAACCTGGCCGTACCGTTGGTACTGACGCCAACGGGAACGATCAGCGAAGCGGATAACCGGGTCCGGAACAGCGTTGCCGAGATCTACGCGCAGGTTCTTGACGACCTGACCAAAGCAGAGCAGCTTCTGTCGGTTACGCCAACGGGGAGTTTTGCCACCGCCCTGGTTGGCAACGCCGGGGTAGCCACGAAGGGGGCAGCCCAGGCCATGCTGGCGCGTGTTTATCTCCAGCAACAGAATTTCTCGGCGGCACGCGATGCGGCAAACCGGGTAATTACGGCGAAGACTTTCTCGCTGGCGAGCGATTATGCCAGTGCCTTCACCGATACGTCGCCCGAGACGATCTTCAAAATTGTCGTAACCGATCAGGATGGTGTCAACAACCTCAATACCTACTACGCTTCAAACCGGAATTCGGGGCGGGGCGACATCCGGGTCCAAACCAAATTCCGGCAGTTATTTGGCGCGGGAGACGTGCGGGGTCAGTATTTCACGACGGTGAACAACAACGTATTTACGAGCAAATTCAACGATCTGTACGCCGACGTTCCCGTGATCCGACTGGCCGAGATGTATCTGGTTCGGGCCGAAGCCAACCTACGCCTGAACGCGTCGGCAGGCGCCACGCCCCTGGCCGATGTAAATACCATTCGCGCCCGTTCGGGAGCGGCTCCGCTCGCGGCTGTTACGCTGGCCGATATTTTGCTCGAACGACGTCTGGAACTGGCGTTTGAGGGTCAGCAGATCGCCGATCTCAAGCGTACGGGCAGCGCCGTTGGCACAACGCCTTACAACGCCAATAACCTGGTGCTGCCCATCCCGCAGCGCGAAATCGACACCAACAAGCTGTTGGTACAGAATCCGGGGTACCTGAACTAA